One Desulforhopalus sp. DNA segment encodes these proteins:
- the pta gene encoding phosphate acetyltransferase → MSKNLFIAGTGPRSGKSAVTLGLMELLTRNVKKVLFFRPLIDADHSAGERDNTINLIKSQFHLGTKYEEMYAYTMTEANQLIAMGKNAELHEGILNKYNALAEQADFVLCEGLEMGGAASSFDFDMNVEISNNLGCPVLLVAGAKMKGVDELIRSIKVYHESLDDRGCDLLATIINRVHPESVEKVKARLVEEQIPAKGLVYVIPNNDSLGNPSVGEVARLLNAEILYGEQNLTRHVRSFMIAAMQLRNLLGRIEYGALVITPGDRSDVILACLAALQSNTMPRISGIMLTGGLVPEAPVQMVIEGFPDTVPIIAVNENTFQAAIRVDTMHAFITPDNTRKITQALAVFEKHVNMDELSDRIIKTKTTIVTPKMFESRLLQRAKIHKQHIVLPEGETDRILQAAEILLRREVVDITLLGSECKIEDRIRNLGLHLDKATIIDPKTSRWYEDYVETYYQLRKDKGVTRDSAVDIMADMNFFGTMMIYKGHADGMVSGAKHTTADTIRPAFQFIKTKPECSIVSSVMLMCLNDRVLAYGDCAVNPDPTAEQLAEIAISSAKTAALFGIEPLVAMLSYSSGNSGKGEQVEKVRKATEIARNKAETLYPGLEIEGPIQYDAAVDMEVARTKMPESKVAGRATVFIFPDLNTGNNTYKAVQRSAGAVVVGPILQGLKKPVNDLSRGCLIPDIVNTVAITAVQAAAEKGKN, encoded by the coding sequence ATGTCAAAAAATCTGTTTATTGCCGGCACCGGGCCGCGCAGCGGCAAATCGGCTGTAACCCTTGGTCTCATGGAACTTTTGACCCGCAATGTGAAAAAGGTGCTGTTTTTCCGGCCGTTGATCGATGCCGATCACAGCGCCGGTGAGCGGGACAACACCATCAACCTTATCAAAAGCCAGTTTCATCTCGGTACCAAGTATGAGGAAATGTATGCCTATACGATGACGGAGGCGAATCAGCTTATCGCCATGGGCAAAAATGCCGAATTGCATGAGGGAATACTGAACAAATATAATGCACTTGCCGAACAGGCCGATTTCGTGCTCTGTGAGGGCCTTGAGATGGGCGGAGCGGCCTCCTCCTTCGATTTTGATATGAATGTCGAGATCAGCAACAACCTTGGTTGTCCGGTACTGCTGGTGGCCGGTGCCAAGATGAAAGGGGTCGATGAGCTTATCCGTTCCATCAAGGTGTACCACGAATCGCTTGATGATCGCGGCTGTGATCTCCTCGCCACCATCATCAACCGCGTTCATCCGGAATCGGTCGAGAAGGTCAAGGCCAGGCTTGTCGAGGAGCAGATACCGGCGAAAGGCCTGGTCTATGTTATTCCTAACAATGACAGCCTCGGCAACCCTTCGGTCGGCGAGGTGGCAAGGCTTCTCAATGCCGAAATCCTCTACGGTGAGCAGAATCTTACCCGCCATGTCCGCAGCTTTATGATTGCCGCCATGCAGCTGCGCAATCTCCTCGGCCGGATCGAATATGGCGCCCTGGTGATTACCCCCGGCGACCGGTCCGATGTCATTCTCGCCTGCCTGGCCGCCCTGCAGTCGAATACCATGCCGAGGATCTCCGGTATCATGCTGACCGGTGGCCTGGTCCCGGAGGCGCCGGTGCAAATGGTCATCGAGGGTTTTCCGGATACGGTACCGATCATCGCGGTCAACGAAAATACTTTTCAGGCGGCAATCCGGGTCGATACCATGCATGCCTTCATTACCCCCGACAACACCCGGAAAATCACCCAGGCCCTGGCGGTCTTTGAAAAGCACGTCAACATGGATGAGTTGAGCGACCGGATCATCAAGACCAAGACGACCATCGTCACCCCGAAGATGTTCGAGTCCCGGCTGCTGCAGCGTGCCAAGATCCACAAACAGCATATCGTTTTGCCGGAAGGGGAGACCGACCGCATCCTCCAGGCGGCGGAGATCCTTCTGCGCCGGGAGGTGGTTGATATCACCCTGCTTGGTTCGGAATGCAAAATTGAAGACCGTATCCGCAATCTTGGTCTGCATCTTGATAAGGCGACCATCATCGATCCGAAGACCTCGCGCTGGTACGAAGACTATGTCGAGACCTATTATCAGCTGCGCAAGGACAAAGGGGTTACCAGGGACAGCGCCGTCGATATCATGGCCGACATGAATTTCTTCGGCACCATGATGATCTACAAAGGCCACGCCGACGGCATGGTTTCCGGGGCGAAACATACCACCGCCGACACCATTCGTCCGGCCTTCCAGTTTATCAAGACCAAACCGGAATGTTCAATTGTTTCAAGCGTTATGCTGATGTGCCTGAACGATCGGGTGCTGGCCTACGGCGACTGCGCGGTGAACCCTGATCCCACCGCCGAACAGTTGGCGGAAATTGCCATCAGCTCGGCAAAAACGGCGGCGCTGTTCGGTATTGAACCGCTGGTGGCGATGCTGTCCTATTCGTCGGGAAACTCCGGCAAGGGCGAGCAGGTAGAAAAGGTGCGCAAGGCCACGGAAATAGCCCGGAACAAGGCGGAGACCCTCTACCCCGGCCTGGAGATTGAGGGGCCGATTCAGTATGATGCGGCGGTGGATATGGAGGTTGCCAGGACCAAGATGCCCGAAAGTAAGGTGGCCGGTCGGGCAACGGTGTTTATCTTCCCCGACCTCAACACCGGCAACAATACCTACAAGGCGGTGCAAAGGTCGGCGGGGGCGGTAGTGGTTGGCCCGATCCTCCAGGGTCTGAAAAAACCGGTGAACGACCTGAGCCGTGGCTGTCTGATACCGGATATCGTCAACACCGTGGCGATCACCGCGGTCCAGGCCGCGGCCGAGAAGGGAAAAAACTAG
- a CDS encoding universal stress protein codes for MQKITNERHNMIKILMPIDGSEYAERAVVQVLDLIKSGATLEIVLLNVQLPIDSGHARMFLTHEELENYRQEEALSALAGVRALLDAAQVPYSHHIAVGHPAEIIVNFAQESQVDKIIMGTHGRGAMLEVLLGSVANEVSQKATIPVFLIS; via the coding sequence ATGCAAAAAATCACAAATGAGCGGCACAATATGATAAAAATCCTCATGCCAATTGATGGCTCGGAGTATGCGGAACGGGCCGTGGTGCAGGTCCTTGACCTGATCAAAAGCGGTGCAACACTGGAAATTGTCCTCCTTAACGTGCAGCTTCCCATCGACTCCGGTCATGCCCGGATGTTTCTGACTCATGAAGAGCTGGAAAACTATCGTCAAGAGGAGGCCTTGTCAGCCCTGGCCGGAGTCCGTGCACTCCTTGATGCGGCGCAGGTGCCCTACTCCCATCACATCGCCGTCGGCCATCCGGCCGAGATCATCGTCAATTTTGCCCAGGAATCGCAGGTTGACAAGATCATCATGGGCACCCATGGCCGTGGCGCTATGCTGGAGGTCCTGCTGGGCTCAGTAGCCAACGAGGTCAGCCAAAAAGCAACCATTCCGGTATTTTTGATCAGCTAA
- the thiE gene encoding thiamine phosphate synthase: MTNARKDTPGLPPGIYGITAEKYSRGRSNIEVVQAMIAGGIRIIQYREKRPAKSFAAMFAECREIRRLTLAAGVLFIVNDYTDIARLVDADGVHVGQDDLPVAAVRQLIGPDKLIGLSTHSPQQAAVAVTAGADYIGVGPIFATTTKDDVCAPVGLEYLQHVVASCPLPFVAIGGIKEYNIRQVAGCGAKTICLVTEIVGAKDITATCRRLQDTLATSAVAG, from the coding sequence ATGACTAATGCAAGGAAAGATACACCAGGGCTGCCACCGGGCATCTACGGCATTACCGCCGAAAAATATTCCCGTGGCCGCAGCAATATCGAGGTGGTACAGGCAATGATTGCCGGCGGTATCCGTATCATCCAGTACCGGGAAAAGCGCCCGGCAAAGAGCTTCGCGGCAATGTTTGCCGAATGCCGGGAGATACGTCGCCTGACCCTTGCGGCGGGCGTCCTCTTTATCGTCAACGATTATACCGATATCGCCCGGCTGGTCGATGCCGACGGGGTACATGTCGGTCAGGACGATCTGCCGGTGGCGGCGGTCCGTCAGCTCATCGGCCCGGACAAACTGATCGGCCTGTCAACTCACAGCCCGCAACAGGCCGCGGTGGCAGTAACCGCCGGTGCCGACTATATCGGCGTCGGCCCAATCTTTGCCACGACAACCAAAGACGATGTCTGTGCCCCGGTGGGCCTTGAATACCTGCAACACGTCGTTGCCTCCTGCCCCTTGCCTTTCGTAGCAATCGGCGGCATCAAGGAGTACAATATCCGTCAAGTAGCCGGCTGCGGGGCAAAGACAATCTGCCTGGTCACCGAAATCGTCGGGGCAAAGGATATAACCGCAACCTGTCGCAGGCTGCAGGATACCCTGGCCACCTCCGCCGTAGCAGGATAG
- the thiF gene encoding sulfur carrier protein ThiS adenylyltransferase ThiF, with translation MKIGIAGAGGIGSNVAQILVRSGLTSLKIIDFDRVEASNLNRQFYFHDQIGRLKVEMLTENLRRIRPDIRIETMTTQLDGGNCATLFTDCQLVVEGLDRQTDKKMLVECLAGKERIIVSACGIAGCDLEGIRVQRLGNCFIVGDFLTDCAQAPIFPSKVLAVACRMAEIIQKIVNDYD, from the coding sequence ATGAAAATAGGTATCGCCGGGGCCGGCGGGATTGGCTCGAACGTCGCCCAGATACTGGTGCGCAGCGGCCTCACCTCCCTGAAAATTATCGACTTTGACCGGGTGGAGGCAAGTAACCTCAACCGCCAGTTCTATTTCCATGATCAGATCGGTCGGCTGAAGGTGGAGATGCTGACTGAAAATCTCCGTCGCATCCGGCCGGATATACGGATCGAAACCATGACTACCCAGCTGGACGGAGGCAATTGCGCGACTCTCTTTACCGACTGCCAGCTGGTGGTCGAGGGCCTGGACCGGCAAACCGACAAGAAAATGCTGGTGGAATGCCTGGCGGGCAAAGAGCGGATAATCGTTTCAGCCTGCGGCATCGCCGGCTGCGACCTGGAGGGCATTCGCGTGCAGCGACTCGGCAACTGCTTTATTGTCGGCGATTTTTTGACTGACTGCGCGCAGGCACCGATCTTCCCCAGCAAGGTGCTGGCCGTCGCCTGCCGGATGGCTGAAATCATACAGAAAATTGTGAACGACTATGACTAA
- the thiH gene encoding 2-iminoacetate synthase ThiH: MSLYSIIDRYREVDFAGFFAGVTDEMVERSLARDTLSASDLLVLLSPKAGEGRYLEAMARKAQRLTVQHFGRTIQLFIPLYISNYCANQCAYCGFNRRNPIHRQVLSLAEIETEARAIAATGMQHVLMLTGESQAHTPMDYLTRAAEILKRHFASVAIEIFPMDTADYRRLQGVGVDGMTLFQETYDEEVYARVHLAGRKTDYHYRLTAPERGAAAGFRMINIGALLGLAEPRREVFFTALHGRYLEDTFPDTEVSFSLPRFNEAEGHFRPDFQVDDRAFVQFLTALRLFSPRAGITISTRETAGFRDRLLALGATRYSAGSSTGVGGYALGRIAENRQFEIADGRSVTEVAAMIIAHGYQPVFKDWDSIQ; the protein is encoded by the coding sequence ATGTCACTGTATTCGATCATTGACCGCTACCGGGAAGTTGATTTTGCCGGTTTTTTTGCCGGGGTCACCGATGAAATGGTAGAACGCAGCCTGGCCAGGGACACGCTCAGCGCCAGCGACCTCCTCGTCCTCCTCAGCCCCAAGGCCGGTGAAGGCAGGTATCTTGAGGCAATGGCCCGAAAGGCCCAGCGCCTCACCGTCCAGCATTTCGGCAGGACAATCCAGCTCTTCATCCCTCTCTATATATCCAACTACTGCGCCAACCAGTGCGCCTATTGCGGCTTCAACCGCCGCAACCCCATCCACCGGCAAGTGCTCAGCCTGGCTGAGATCGAGACCGAGGCCCGGGCCATCGCCGCCACCGGCATGCAGCATGTGCTGATGCTGACCGGCGAGTCGCAAGCGCATACGCCGATGGATTACCTGACCAGAGCCGCCGAAATTTTGAAGCGGCACTTTGCCTCCGTGGCCATTGAGATCTTCCCGATGGATACCGCCGACTACCGCCGCCTGCAGGGAGTCGGCGTCGATGGCATGACCCTGTTCCAGGAGACCTACGACGAGGAGGTCTATGCCCGGGTCCATCTCGCCGGACGCAAGACCGATTACCACTACCGGCTGACCGCACCGGAACGGGGTGCCGCCGCCGGTTTTCGAATGATAAATATCGGCGCCCTGCTTGGTCTTGCCGAGCCGCGCCGGGAGGTCTTCTTCACTGCCCTGCATGGCCGCTATCTTGAGGACACCTTTCCGGATACCGAAGTTTCGTTCTCCCTGCCACGTTTTAACGAGGCGGAGGGCCATTTCCGTCCCGACTTTCAAGTAGATGACCGGGCCTTTGTCCAGTTCCTGACTGCCCTGCGCCTGTTCTCGCCGCGGGCCGGGATCACCATCTCAACGAGGGAAACCGCCGGTTTCAGGGACCGGCTGTTGGCATTGGGGGCCACCCGCTATTCGGCCGGCTCCAGCACCGGGGTCGGCGGCTATGCCCTGGGTCGGATCGCCGAAAATCGCCAGTTCGAGATCGCCGATGGGCGCAGCGTCACCGAGGTGGCGGCCATGATCATCGCCCACGGCTATCAGCCGGTATTTAAGGACTGGGATTCAATTCAATGA
- a CDS encoding thiazole synthase: MLHLGDVAFSNRLFTGTGKFASNALIPRMLAASGSQMITVALRRVDNSAGSENILAHIPKDVTLLPNTSGARTAGEAVRIARIAREAGCGDFIKIEVITDMKYLMPDTIETLRATEILAGEGFVVLPYILPDLPLAKRLESAGAAAVMPLGAPIGSNRGLETQALIALLIENCKVPVIVDAGIGRPSQAAAAMEMGAAAVLVNTAIATASDPEAMGRAFDLAVRAGRAAYLAEMAEISVAARASSPLTGFLYENRSEK; encoded by the coding sequence CTGCTGCACCTTGGAGATGTCGCTTTCAGTAACCGCCTGTTCACCGGCACCGGCAAGTTCGCATCCAATGCCCTGATCCCCAGGATGCTTGCTGCCAGCGGCTCACAGATGATCACCGTCGCCCTGCGCCGGGTCGACAACTCGGCCGGTTCGGAAAACATCCTGGCCCACATCCCCAAGGATGTCACCCTGCTGCCCAATACCTCCGGTGCCCGTACCGCCGGAGAGGCGGTGCGCATCGCCCGGATTGCCCGCGAGGCCGGTTGCGGCGATTTCATAAAGATCGAGGTGATCACCGACATGAAATACCTGATGCCGGATACCATCGAGACCCTCAGGGCCACTGAAATTCTCGCCGGGGAGGGCTTTGTCGTCCTCCCCTACATCCTGCCCGATCTGCCGCTGGCCAAAAGATTGGAATCGGCCGGGGCCGCGGCGGTGATGCCGCTCGGCGCTCCGATCGGCTCAAACCGGGGCCTGGAGACCCAGGCGCTGATCGCCCTACTCATTGAAAACTGCAAGGTCCCGGTGATTGTCGACGCCGGGATTGGCCGGCCTTCTCAAGCCGCGGCGGCCATGGAGATGGGCGCTGCCGCGGTCCTCGTCAATACCGCCATTGCCACCGCCAGCGACCCGGAGGCCATGGGCCGGGCCTTCGACCTGGCGGTCCGGGCCGGCCGGGCGGCCTATCTCGCCGAGATGGCCGAAATATCTGTTGCAGCCAGGGCCTCATCACCGCTAACGGGTTTTCTCTATGAAAACCGCTCGGAGAAATAA
- the thiS gene encoding sulfur carrier protein ThiS codes for MELVINGQREICSAGTVDTLVADKGLPPESLVVELNGTIIRQADWPAIRLHDGDTLELLSFVGGG; via the coding sequence ATGGAGCTTGTTATCAACGGACAGCGAGAGATCTGTTCGGCCGGTACCGTTGACACATTGGTGGCGGACAAGGGGCTACCCCCCGAGTCGCTGGTAGTGGAGTTGAACGGGACCATCATCAGGCAAGCGGACTGGCCGGCCATCCGCTTACATGATGGTGATACACTTGAATTACTCAGTTTTGTCGGAGGAGGTTGA
- a CDS encoding response regulator yields MRILNVDDREDNRYLVEALFRGNGYEVHSVANGAEALSQLESSDFHVIISDILMPVMDGFELCRRVKKDERLRKIPFIAYTATYTGAQDEAFALQIGADRFIVKPCEPDVLLSAVRELLSSPDTDTHDPAFSQPAEEEVLKLYSERLVQKLEQKMLQLEQETATLRATQEALRTSEKKYRRLHESMTDGFIFFDMLGNILETNQSLCTMLGYGAEELSRMTNIDLTPEQWHEFEKDIVINQILPNDFSQVYEKEYIRKDRTIFPVELRTFLVRNDQGLEEGMWAIVRDLSDRKRAERIRNELENQLHQAQKMESVGRLAGGVAHDYNNMLSVILGCAELALKKTEPGSPLHSDLQEIFDAATRSANITRQLLAFARKQAISPQVLDLNATVEGALKILQRLIGEDITLVWQPEMNLWPVKIDPSQIDQILANLCVNARDAIEGVGTLTIETATTVLEQNFCIAQSGVFPGDYVVLSVSDTGCGMTPDILCKIFEPFFTTKEIGEGTGLGLATVYGIIKQNHGCITVASEPGKGTTFTIYLPRHMDPIVQVAEEKKKSPEPGRSETILIVEDEAAILRLAGKILKDAGYTVLTADNPAEAIAIARDHRKSLQLLITDVIMPKMNGRDLAVFLANEIPGLKCLFMSGYTSSLMTRQNANEQGIYFIQKPFSPEGLTIMVGEVLAAP; encoded by the coding sequence ATGCGCATTTTGAACGTCGATGACCGGGAAGATAACCGTTACCTCGTGGAGGCATTGTTCCGCGGCAACGGTTATGAAGTGCATTCGGTCGCCAATGGAGCCGAGGCCCTCAGTCAGCTGGAGAGCAGTGACTTTCATGTGATCATCAGCGATATCCTCATGCCGGTCATGGACGGCTTCGAACTGTGCCGCCGGGTCAAAAAGGATGAACGGCTGCGAAAAATCCCCTTTATCGCCTATACCGCCACCTATACCGGCGCGCAGGATGAGGCCTTTGCATTGCAGATCGGGGCGGACCGGTTCATTGTCAAACCCTGCGAGCCGGATGTCCTTCTGTCAGCGGTTCGGGAACTGCTATCCTCTCCTGACACAGATACCCATGACCCAGCCTTTTCCCAGCCCGCGGAAGAGGAGGTGTTAAAGCTCTACAGTGAACGCCTGGTCCAAAAACTCGAACAGAAGATGCTGCAGCTCGAACAGGAAACTGCCACCTTACGGGCAACCCAGGAAGCGCTGCGCACTTCAGAGAAAAAATACCGCCGCCTGCACGAAAGCATGACCGACGGCTTCATCTTCTTCGATATGCTGGGAAATATCCTGGAAACCAATCAGTCCTTGTGTACGATGCTTGGCTACGGCGCCGAGGAACTTTCCCGGATGACCAATATCGACCTGACCCCGGAACAATGGCATGAATTTGAAAAGGATATTGTAATCAACCAAATCTTGCCCAATGATTTCTCCCAGGTTTACGAGAAAGAGTACATACGAAAGGACCGCACCATATTTCCTGTCGAACTGCGAACCTTCCTGGTACGCAACGACCAAGGCCTGGAAGAAGGAATGTGGGCAATTGTCAGGGACCTCAGCGACCGCAAGCGGGCCGAAAGGATCCGCAATGAGCTGGAAAACCAATTACATCAAGCGCAAAAAATGGAATCTGTAGGGCGCCTCGCCGGAGGGGTGGCCCACGACTACAACAATATGCTCAGTGTTATTCTCGGTTGCGCCGAGCTGGCCCTGAAAAAAACCGAACCCGGCTCGCCCTTGCACAGCGACCTGCAGGAGATATTTGACGCCGCAACCCGTTCAGCCAATATAACCCGGCAGCTATTGGCCTTTGCCCGCAAGCAGGCGATTTCCCCGCAAGTCCTCGATCTCAATGCGACCGTGGAGGGAGCGCTGAAGATCCTGCAGCGGCTGATCGGTGAGGATATCACCCTCGTGTGGCAACCGGAGATGAATCTCTGGCCGGTGAAGATCGATCCTTCCCAGATCGATCAGATTCTCGCCAATCTCTGTGTCAACGCCCGCGACGCCATCGAAGGTGTCGGCACCCTGACCATCGAAACCGCCACGACAGTTCTTGAACAGAACTTTTGTATCGCCCAGTCTGGGGTGTTCCCCGGTGACTACGTTGTTCTTTCGGTCAGCGATACCGGCTGCGGCATGACTCCCGACATCCTCTGTAAGATTTTCGAACCCTTCTTTACCACCAAGGAAATTGGCGAAGGAACCGGCCTTGGCCTGGCAACGGTATACGGCATCATCAAACAGAACCACGGCTGCATTACCGTAGCCAGTGAACCCGGCAAGGGAACAACCTTTACCATCTATCTGCCACGACATATGGACCCGATTGTCCAGGTAGCGGAGGAAAAAAAGAAATCCCCTGAACCCGGCCGGAGCGAGACCATTTTAATTGTCGAAGATGAAGCGGCAATTTTGCGTTTAGCCGGAAAAATCCTCAAAGATGCAGGATACACTGTATTGACGGCGGACAACCCCGCCGAGGCGATCGCCATCGCCCGTGACCATAGGAAATCGCTGCAACTGCTGATCACCGATGTGATCATGCCAAAAATGAACGGACGGGATCTAGCGGTGTTCCTCGCAAACGAAATCCCCGGCCTCAAATGCCTTTTCATGTCCGGCTATACCTCAAGCCTCATGACCAGGCAAAACGCCAACGAACAGGGAATATATTTCATTCAAAAACCATTTTCGCCGGAAGGTCTGACAATCATGGTAGGAGAAGTTTTAGCCGCTCCGTGA
- a CDS encoding response regulator, giving the protein MNNRLLIIEDNDQNLYLMRFLLEKSGFVVIGAEDGRTGIDIALRCDPLAILLDIQLPEMDGYAVATELKKHRELDAVPIIAVTSYAMVGDRETIMAAGATGYIEKPINPETFVAEIMSCLPKTGE; this is encoded by the coding sequence ATGAATAATAGACTGTTGATCATCGAGGATAACGACCAGAACCTCTACCTGATGCGATTTCTCCTGGAAAAAAGCGGTTTCGTGGTGATCGGGGCGGAGGATGGACGAACGGGGATTGACATCGCCCTGCGTTGCGACCCGCTGGCCATTCTTCTCGATATCCAGCTGCCGGAGATGGACGGCTACGCGGTCGCCACCGAACTGAAAAAACACCGCGAGCTTGATGCGGTACCGATTATCGCCGTGACCTCCTACGCCATGGTCGGCGACCGCGAGACCATCATGGCCGCCGGAGCCACCGGCTATATTGAAAAACCCATCAATCCGGAGACCTTTGTTGCGGAAATCATGAGTTGTCTACCAAAAACCGGTGAGTAA
- a CDS encoding ATP-binding protein: MAHPTSPNSPARYFQVIQLILLVYLCIFSHPASAEVVGNRKVVVGIYENPPKVFTSQAGKPTGIFVDIIEHIANVEGWELQYLSGTWAEGLDRLTKGQIDFMPDVAYSAERQHLFSFHRVPVLSSWSQVYAKKGSKIQSILDLNDKKVLVLEGSVQQERFSRFAGGFGLTVSLATTPDYKTMFEAMTRGEADAAITNRFYGLAHAKAAGLEDTAVVFDPSDLFFAAPLKADKELLDIVDLHLTSLKKDSESVYYRSLKQWLADEVKFQIPLWLKVSGFVGIGFLLASIVGSFILKHQVNLRTRELRIVNQEMEQRIIQRTAELAAAMEKAQAADKIKSAFLATMSHELRTPLNSIIGFTGIMLQGLAGPLNAEQQKQMGMVQNSSRHLLALINDVLDISKIEAGQLNLAITTFDLRQSIEKMVKVVSPLADQKGLAIELAIASDIGNINTDQRRLEQVILNLLSNAVKFTEQGHIHVSCRGEGDTYVLSFADTGIGMQAEELINIFQPFHQIDTGLARKREGTGLGLSICKKIVELMGGSIDVDSTWEKGSIFTIRIPRQLGDLS; encoded by the coding sequence ATGGCACACCCCACAAGCCCAAACAGTCCGGCGCGGTACTTTCAAGTAATTCAACTGATCCTCCTTGTCTATTTGTGCATCTTCAGCCACCCGGCCAGCGCCGAGGTGGTTGGCAACCGGAAGGTGGTTGTTGGCATTTACGAAAATCCCCCGAAGGTCTTTACCAGCCAAGCCGGCAAGCCGACCGGCATCTTTGTCGACATCATCGAACACATCGCTAACGTCGAGGGCTGGGAACTGCAGTATCTCTCTGGTACCTGGGCCGAGGGCCTTGACCGTCTGACAAAGGGCCAAATCGATTTTATGCCCGACGTTGCTTATTCCGCTGAACGGCAGCACCTCTTTTCCTTTCACCGGGTGCCGGTGCTGTCCTCATGGTCTCAGGTATACGCCAAAAAAGGCAGTAAAATCCAATCAATCCTCGACCTCAACGACAAGAAGGTCCTGGTGCTCGAAGGTTCGGTGCAGCAAGAACGGTTCAGCCGCTTTGCCGGTGGTTTCGGGTTGACCGTAAGCCTTGCCACCACGCCGGATTATAAAACCATGTTCGAGGCCATGACCAGGGGTGAGGCCGATGCCGCCATCACCAATCGTTTTTACGGCCTCGCTCACGCCAAGGCCGCCGGGCTTGAAGATACCGCAGTGGTTTTCGATCCCTCCGATCTGTTCTTCGCCGCGCCGTTGAAGGCCGATAAAGAGCTACTCGATATTGTCGATCTCCATCTTACCAGTCTCAAAAAAGACTCGGAATCGGTGTATTACCGGTCACTGAAACAATGGCTCGCTGATGAGGTCAAATTCCAGATACCACTCTGGCTGAAGGTCTCCGGCTTTGTCGGCATAGGTTTCCTGCTTGCCAGCATAGTCGGTAGCTTTATTCTCAAGCACCAAGTCAATTTGCGCACCCGGGAACTGCGAATTGTCAACCAGGAGATGGAGCAGCGCATCATCCAGCGCACCGCCGAGTTGGCCGCCGCCATGGAAAAGGCCCAGGCTGCCGACAAGATCAAATCGGCCTTTCTCGCCACCATGTCCCACGAACTGCGAACGCCCCTCAACTCGATCATCGGTTTTACCGGCATCATGCTGCAAGGCCTCGCCGGCCCCCTCAATGCCGAACAGCAAAAGCAAATGGGCATGGTACAGAACAGTTCCCGCCACCTCCTGGCCCTGATCAACGATGTCCTTGATATCTCAAAAATTGAAGCAGGGCAGTTGAATCTTGCCATAACAACCTTCGATTTACGGCAGTCCATCGAGAAGATGGTTAAAGTGGTTTCACCCCTCGCCGATCAGAAAGGTCTGGCCATTGAACTGGCTATCGCTTCTGACATCGGCAACATCAACACCGACCAGCGCCGGTTGGAACAGGTCATACTCAACCTCCTCAGCAATGCCGTGAAATTCACCGAACAGGGCCATATCCACGTGTCCTGCCGGGGGGAAGGCGACACCTATGTACTGTCCTTTGCCGACACCGGTATCGGTATGCAGGCCGAAGAACTTATTAACATCTTCCAGCCGTTTCATCAGATAGACACCGGCCTTGCCAGGAAGCGCGAAGGGACCGGTCTTGGCCTGTCGATCTGCAAGAAGATCGTCGAGTTGATGGGCGGTTCCATCGATGTCGACAGCACCTGGGAGAAAGGCAGCATCTTTACCATCCGTATTCCCCGACAACTCGGAGATTTGTCATGA